In Nocardioides sp. zg-1228, a single window of DNA contains:
- a CDS encoding sensor histidine kinase, with the protein MDRDLRAARAVGRTPQPGADMTTAPTTTLPANPWERWGWAFAAIWLVFLVFPVTSVAAADVPVAVKVAAWLCIAAFAVANVMGYSWRWNTWACLGVMVAMALATLPVIGMGVISFTPYLAILSALELPTPWWKWAVGLWAAFPLLSLLQIDDFPPFFFLVLWPIMIGAVMLRIFGEREELSYRALGEHAVVAERERVARDVHDVLGHSLTALSVKAELAARLIDLDPARAKQELESIQRTARQALAEVRATVGGLRAGNLDDELAAAPLVLADVGVATTIEGSVADTDPRHRALLAWVLREAVTNVVRHAQARTVVIELSPDGIAVTDDGSGCDGAEGNGLRGMRERVSGAGGTLSIRPATPGTRVEVALP; encoded by the coding sequence GTGGACCGTGATCTTCGCGCTGCTCGCGCTGTGGGGCGTACGCCGCAGCCGGGCGCGGACATGACCACGGCGCCGACCACGACGCTCCCGGCCAACCCCTGGGAGAGGTGGGGCTGGGCGTTCGCGGCCATCTGGCTGGTCTTCCTGGTCTTCCCGGTCACCTCCGTCGCGGCTGCCGACGTGCCGGTCGCGGTCAAGGTGGCCGCCTGGCTGTGCATCGCCGCTTTCGCCGTCGCCAACGTGATGGGCTACTCCTGGCGCTGGAACACCTGGGCGTGCCTCGGCGTGATGGTGGCCATGGCCCTGGCCACCCTGCCCGTGATCGGTATGGGCGTCATCTCGTTCACGCCCTACCTCGCGATCCTCTCGGCCCTCGAGCTGCCCACCCCGTGGTGGAAGTGGGCGGTGGGCCTGTGGGCGGCGTTCCCGCTCCTGTCGTTGCTGCAGATCGACGACTTCCCACCCTTCTTCTTCCTCGTGCTCTGGCCGATCATGATCGGCGCCGTCATGCTGCGCATCTTCGGCGAGCGCGAGGAGCTGTCCTACCGCGCCCTGGGCGAGCACGCCGTGGTCGCCGAGCGCGAACGGGTGGCTCGCGACGTGCACGACGTGCTCGGGCACTCCCTCACCGCGCTGTCGGTCAAGGCCGAGCTCGCCGCCCGGCTGATCGACCTCGACCCCGCCCGCGCCAAGCAGGAGCTGGAGTCGATCCAGAGGACGGCGCGCCAGGCGCTCGCCGAGGTGCGGGCGACCGTCGGCGGGCTGCGCGCCGGCAACCTCGACGACGAGCTGGCCGCCGCTCCCCTGGTGCTGGCCGACGTCGGGGTCGCCACGACGATCGAGGGCTCCGTGGCCGACACCGACCCACGGCACCGCGCGCTGCTGGCCTGGGTGCTGCGCGAGGCGGTCACCAACGTCGTACGCCATGCGCAGGCGCGCACCGTGGTCATCGAGCTGAGCCCCGACGGCATCGCCGTCACCGACGACGGATCCGGCTGCGACGGCGCCGAGGGCAACGGACTGCGCGGCATGCGCGAGCGGGTCAGCGGCGCCGGCGGCACCCTCAGCATCCGCC
- a CDS encoding ABC transporter ATP-binding protein, with product MSTPAIHATGLRKAFRSSDGTRVVAVDDVDLTVHPGEIVAFLGPNGAGKTTTVDLLLGLTTPDAGTLEVYGTSPAHAVRQGRVSAVMQTGGLLNDFTVEETVRAIAALHGRSDRVAVVLGRARLDGIAARRVEACSGGEQQRLKFALALLPDPDLVILDEPTTGMDVGARQEFWHAMRADAALGRTIVFATHYLAEADEFAERTVLMNHGRIVHDAATADVRAAYGGRTLTFRPPPEVVGGAGIDTDWLARVREALAPLGVSDVEESAASLEAAFLALTAEPSRGTDAPELEGATR from the coding sequence ATGAGCACCCCAGCCATCCACGCCACCGGGCTGCGCAAGGCCTTCCGCTCGAGCGACGGCACCCGGGTCGTCGCGGTCGACGACGTCGACCTCACGGTCCACCCCGGCGAGATCGTCGCCTTCCTCGGCCCCAACGGCGCCGGCAAGACCACGACGGTCGACCTGCTGCTCGGCCTGACGACGCCCGACGCCGGCACCTTGGAGGTCTACGGCACCTCCCCCGCGCACGCCGTACGCCAGGGGCGGGTGTCGGCGGTCATGCAGACCGGCGGCCTGCTCAACGACTTCACCGTCGAGGAGACGGTGCGCGCGATCGCCGCCCTGCACGGCCGCTCCGACCGCGTCGCGGTCGTCCTCGGGCGGGCCCGGCTGGACGGCATCGCCGCGCGCAGGGTCGAGGCGTGCTCCGGCGGCGAGCAGCAGCGGCTGAAGTTCGCCCTGGCGCTGCTGCCCGACCCCGACCTGGTCATCCTCGACGAGCCGACCACCGGCATGGACGTCGGCGCGCGGCAGGAGTTCTGGCACGCGATGCGCGCCGACGCCGCGCTCGGGCGCACGATCGTCTTCGCCACCCACTACCTCGCCGAGGCCGACGAGTTCGCCGAGCGCACGGTCCTGATGAACCACGGCCGGATCGTCCACGACGCCGCCACCGCCGACGTGCGGGCGGCGTACGGCGGGCGCACCCTGACCTTCCGCCCCCCGCCGGAGGTCGTCGGCGGCGCCGGCATCGACACCGACTGGCTGGCACGGGTGCGCGAGGCCCTGGCGCCCCTCGGTGTCAGCGACGTCGAGGAGTCCGCCGCCAGCCTCGAGGCCGCCTTCCTCGCCCTCACCGCCGAGCCGTCGCGCGGGACCGACGCACCCGAGCTCGAAGGAGCCACCCGATGA
- a CDS encoding ABC transporter permease: MTATTLPARAADDVRPAPRPEMRAYARLDLRRQFRDRIGMFFVVGLPTFMYLVFGLGSDDPAGSGNVAMVVMISMAAYGAVTATTTVAGSAATEQMMGWGRQLGLTPMRPVAFVVAKAAVAMVVAAVPVVAIFAIGAATGARGHWTDWVLAGAVVWLGSALFAIYGLAICLLFRGPNASGIASGMVVVLAFLGNVFVPMSGVMLDLGRLTPFYGYLALARFPVTDGWLMMGDRDPLWLPIANVLAWTVIFALLALWGVRRSRART; the protein is encoded by the coding sequence ATGACCGCCACGACCCTTCCCGCGCGCGCCGCGGACGACGTACGGCCCGCCCCGCGACCCGAGATGCGCGCCTACGCCCGCCTCGACCTGCGGCGTCAGTTCCGCGACCGGATCGGCATGTTCTTCGTCGTCGGCCTGCCGACGTTCATGTACCTCGTCTTCGGCCTCGGCTCCGACGACCCGGCCGGCAGCGGCAACGTCGCGATGGTCGTGATGATCTCGATGGCCGCCTACGGCGCGGTCACCGCGACGACCACCGTCGCGGGCAGCGCCGCCACCGAGCAGATGATGGGGTGGGGACGCCAGCTCGGGCTGACCCCGATGCGCCCGGTCGCCTTCGTGGTCGCCAAGGCGGCCGTCGCGATGGTGGTGGCCGCCGTCCCCGTCGTCGCGATCTTCGCGATCGGGGCCGCCACCGGCGCCCGCGGCCACTGGACGGACTGGGTGCTGGCCGGCGCGGTGGTGTGGCTCGGCTCGGCGCTCTTCGCGATCTACGGCCTGGCGATCTGCCTGCTGTTCCGCGGTCCCAACGCCTCCGGCATCGCGTCGGGGATGGTCGTGGTGCTGGCCTTCCTCGGCAACGTCTTCGTGCCGATGAGCGGCGTCATGCTCGACCTGGGCCGGCTCACCCCCTTCTACGGCTACCTCGCCCTCGCCCGATTCCCGGTCACCGACGGCTGGCTGATGATGGGAGATCGCGACCCGCTGTGGCTGCCGATCGCTAACGTGCTCGCGTGGACCGTGATCTTCGCGCTGCTCGCGCTGTGGGGCGTACGCCGCAGCCGGGCGCGGACATGA